In one Prochlorococcus marinus XMU1404 genomic region, the following are encoded:
- a CDS encoding class II fumarate hydratase — protein sequence MKKNFRIEKDSMGTIEVPIEALWGAQTQRSIINFSIGEELIPIELIYSLTLIKKAASIANFNLGLIDKRKKDLIVEACTEILDGLHDSQFPLKVWQTGSGTQTNMNVNEVISNIAALKTNSDLGSHQPIHPNDDVNKSQSTNDTFPAAIQISVVNEIIKNLIPTIRELTKILDKKSEEWKDLIKIGRTHFQDAVPLSFGQEISGWSEQLKDAENAIIMSLNELYFLPLGGTAVGTGINCPKGFCEESIKIISDDSNLMFYKSKNNFSIMASHDRLAQVMSQIKILAGALFKISNDIKILSSGPRSGIYELIIPQNEPGSSIMPGKVNPTQCEALSMVCTQIMGLEYAVSMANSSGTLQMNEYKPLIGFNILTSLKLLKNAIKNFRIKLVDGMEPNQKKMKLNLENSLMLVTAIVPKVGYEKAAEIANLAFKKSLNLKEATLKLGYLNEDEFDEAMNINSMI from the coding sequence ATGAAAAAAAACTTTAGGATTGAAAAAGATAGTATGGGAACAATAGAGGTTCCCATCGAAGCTTTATGGGGTGCTCAAACACAAAGATCTATAATAAATTTTTCTATTGGAGAAGAATTAATTCCAATTGAGTTAATTTATTCACTTACCCTTATAAAAAAAGCGGCTTCAATTGCGAATTTCAATTTAGGGTTAATAGATAAAAGAAAAAAAGATTTGATTGTAGAGGCATGTACAGAAATACTTGATGGGCTTCATGATTCACAGTTCCCCTTAAAGGTTTGGCAAACAGGTAGTGGCACGCAAACAAATATGAACGTTAATGAGGTAATTTCAAATATTGCAGCATTAAAAACAAATTCAGATCTTGGTAGTCATCAACCAATTCATCCGAATGATGATGTCAATAAATCTCAGTCAACTAATGATACTTTTCCTGCTGCTATTCAAATATCTGTTGTTAATGAAATAATCAAAAATCTAATTCCAACGATTAGAGAACTTACGAAGATCCTTGATAAAAAAAGTGAAGAATGGAAAGACCTTATAAAGATAGGAAGAACCCATTTTCAAGATGCAGTGCCCCTTTCTTTTGGTCAAGAAATATCAGGATGGTCAGAACAACTTAAAGATGCTGAGAATGCAATTATTATGAGTCTGAATGAATTGTATTTCTTACCTCTAGGAGGGACTGCAGTTGGTACAGGTATTAATTGTCCAAAAGGATTTTGTGAAGAGTCTATAAAAATAATTTCGGATGATTCTAATCTAATGTTCTATAAATCAAAAAATAATTTTTCTATCATGGCCTCGCATGATCGTCTAGCTCAAGTAATGAGTCAGATAAAAATATTGGCAGGTGCATTATTTAAAATTTCAAATGATATAAAAATATTATCTTCTGGTCCAAGATCAGGAATATATGAATTAATTATCCCTCAAAATGAACCTGGAAGTTCTATCATGCCGGGCAAAGTGAATCCAACTCAATGCGAAGCCTTATCAATGGTTTGCACTCAGATAATGGGTCTTGAATATGCAGTTTCAATGGCAAATTCTAGCGGCACTTTACAGATGAATGAATATAAGCCTCTTATTGGATTTAATATTCTTACAAGTTTAAAATTACTTAAAAATGCAATAAAAAACTTCAGAATAAAATTAGTTGATGGGATGGAACCTAATCAAAAGAAAATGAAGTTAAATTTAGAAAATTCACTAATGTTAGTTACAGCCATAGTACCAAAAGTTGGTTATGAAAAAGCAGCTGAAATTGCAAACCTTGCCTTCAAAAAATCATTAAATTTAAAAGAGGCAACACTTAAATTAGGTTATTTAAACGAAGATGAATTTGATGAAGCAATGAATATTAATTCAATGATTTGA
- the purB gene encoding adenylosuccinate lyase, which yields MIERYTLPEMGKIWTESAKFQSWLKVEIAACEANFSLGKIPENAMKEIRANAKFDKSRITEIEKEVKHDVIAFLTSVNEFVGDSGRYIHVGMTSSDVLDTGLSLQLKDSSELLLEEIEKLENEVRLLARKHKNTLMIGRSHAIHGEPISFGFKLAGWLAEILRNKKRLLTLKESVAIGQISGAMGTYANTNPKVEKITCDLLGLKPDTASTQVISRDRHAEYVQTIALVGASLDRFATEIRNLQRTDVLEVEEGFTKGQKGSSAMPHKRNPIRSERVSGLARVLRSYVVTALENVPLWHERDISHSSNERIMLPDVSICLHFMLREMKDIVSDLEVYPKNMLKNLNIYGGVIFSQKVLLLLVEKGLSREKAYSLVQKNAHQAWNTQNGNFKQNIERDNEIMDFIDQSDLEECFNPSIHLNNLSVIWEKLGI from the coding sequence GTGATTGAGCGTTACACATTACCCGAAATGGGGAAAATCTGGACTGAAAGCGCAAAATTCCAGAGTTGGCTGAAGGTTGAAATAGCTGCATGTGAAGCAAATTTTTCCCTCGGGAAAATTCCTGAGAATGCCATGAAAGAGATACGTGCAAATGCAAAGTTTGATAAATCTAGAATTACAGAAATTGAGAAAGAAGTTAAACATGATGTCATAGCATTTCTTACAAGCGTTAATGAATTTGTAGGAGATTCTGGAAGATACATACATGTTGGCATGACCAGTAGTGATGTCCTTGATACTGGCTTATCTCTTCAGTTAAAAGATTCTTCCGAATTGTTATTAGAAGAAATTGAGAAACTAGAAAATGAAGTCAGATTATTAGCAAGGAAGCATAAAAATACATTAATGATTGGCAGATCTCATGCAATTCATGGGGAGCCAATTTCCTTCGGTTTTAAACTTGCTGGATGGTTAGCAGAAATACTAAGAAACAAAAAAAGATTGTTAACACTTAAAGAATCTGTAGCAATTGGACAAATAAGTGGTGCAATGGGAACTTACGCTAATACTAATCCCAAAGTAGAAAAAATAACTTGTGATTTACTCGGCTTAAAACCAGACACAGCAAGTACGCAGGTTATATCAAGAGACAGGCACGCAGAATATGTTCAAACTATTGCATTAGTTGGCGCTTCTCTAGATAGATTCGCAACTGAAATAAGAAATTTACAAAGAACTGATGTTTTAGAAGTTGAAGAGGGCTTTACAAAAGGGCAAAAAGGAAGTTCTGCCATGCCTCATAAAAGAAATCCTATTCGAAGTGAAAGAGTAAGCGGTTTAGCAAGGGTTTTGAGAAGTTACGTCGTAACAGCTCTGGAAAATGTTCCACTTTGGCACGAAAGAGACATAAGCCATAGTTCAAATGAACGTATTATGTTACCTGACGTATCAATCTGTTTGCATTTTATGCTCAGGGAAATGAAAGATATCGTAAGCGATTTGGAAGTTTATCCAAAAAATATGCTCAAAAATTTAAATATATATGGCGGTGTAATCTTTAGTCAGAAAGTTTTACTTTTGCTTGTAGAGAAGGGCTTATCTAGAGAAAAAGCTTATAGCTTAGTACAAAAAAATGCTCATCAGGCTTGGAATACTCAGAATGGGAATTTCAAACAAAATATAGAGAGAGATAATGAAATAATGGATTTTATCGATCAAAGCGACTTAGAAGAATGTTTTAATCCTTCAATTCATCTCAATAATTTAAGTGTAATATGGGAGAAGTTAGGTATCTAG